The following coding sequences are from one Bifidobacterium sp. window:
- a CDS encoding MFS transporter — MKASADVTRTHASNGMSSTSPSLKTNSILFKFTILSISLILVTGTSISPALPYMAKTLGVHSDSSINLLATVPQVFVLIFLLLSPSISKAIGIKRAIILGLCCIAVSGIGPILSNSYWLILVSRMLLGAGMGMFNSLAITIINRFYEGEEESRMLGYRGACEQVGATVATLLVGFLLSFGWHSAFLIYMLAIPIAVLFWKVIPQLPEPEESNAQTSDKSKSPKKVSFATYFTPGTIALFLLVFVIVMVNILVLLQIPRLAIAQHIMSAQDSSIAVSLATLGGFLGGVAFGRVYGKLHGYTLPAFLILYVIGLMILYFATNSAMLIAGSLVAGFCAATTICGFNMIVMLVPTQAQAGANTLLLVGCNIGSFLSTYGIALSQRVMGNTAGAPIAFFAIVLAAIAVISTVIVRKTTVKF; from the coding sequence ATGAAAGCATCCGCAGATGTGACACGGACTCATGCCTCGAACGGCATGTCGTCAACATCACCTTCACTAAAAACCAATTCGATATTATTTAAGTTCACCATTCTGAGCATTTCGCTTATTCTGGTGACTGGAACCTCAATCTCGCCAGCCTTGCCGTATATGGCTAAAACTCTTGGCGTCCATTCAGACTCGTCAATCAACCTTTTAGCCACTGTGCCTCAGGTGTTTGTCCTAATTTTTCTCTTATTATCACCTTCAATATCCAAGGCTATAGGTATCAAAAGAGCTATTATTCTGGGGCTTTGCTGCATCGCAGTTTCGGGAATTGGACCTATACTCTCTAACAGTTACTGGCTTATTCTCGTTTCGAGAATGCTGCTCGGTGCTGGTATGGGTATGTTTAATTCACTAGCTATCACCATTATCAATAGATTTTATGAGGGTGAAGAAGAATCCAGAATGTTGGGGTATCGAGGTGCCTGCGAACAGGTTGGTGCTACGGTGGCTACGCTTCTGGTGGGATTTCTGCTGAGCTTCGGTTGGCATAGTGCATTCCTGATTTATATGTTGGCGATTCCCATTGCCGTGTTGTTTTGGAAAGTTATTCCACAGCTACCTGAACCTGAAGAGAGCAATGCGCAGACTTCTGATAAGAGTAAGTCTCCCAAGAAGGTCAGCTTTGCCACATATTTCACACCAGGTACGATTGCGCTGTTCCTTTTGGTGTTTGTCATCGTGATGGTGAATATCCTGGTGCTGCTACAAATCCCCAGATTGGCTATAGCTCAGCACATCATGAGCGCACAGGACTCGAGTATCGCAGTTTCTTTGGCGACGTTGGGCGGTTTTCTGGGAGGCGTGGCTTTTGGCCGTGTTTACGGGAAGCTGCATGGCTATACCTTGCCAGCATTCCTCATCTTGTACGTAATTGGATTGATGATCCTGTACTTTGCCACCAATAGTGCGATGTTGATTGCTGGCAGTCTCGTAGCTGGATTCTGCGCAGCCACCACGATTTGCGGCTTCAATATGATCGTGATGCTGGTGCCAACACAAGCTCAGGCTGGCGCTAATACTCTGTTGCTGGTGGGATGCAATATTGGTTCGTTCTTGTCAACATATGGCATTGCTCTTTCACAGCGGGTTATGGGCAATACTGCTGGTGCTCCCATTGCTTTCTTCGCAATAGTATTAGCTGCCATAGCAGTTATTAGCACCGTTATCGTCAGAAAAACAACAGTCAAATTCTAA
- a CDS encoding flavodoxin domain-containing protein, whose translation MGNIVADDRHITILVASETGNSLEVGEHLQAAITPICESLRLVEAYDYNLDELESEDILLMITSTQGEGEPPYGAEDLYDAVVGAKHNCNLKGVSYAVLGLGDSAYAENFNLMARQFDARFEQLGAKKLLQHGECDFDYEDEAARWIISIRAVVQHELEHHNNASILANTTTGINNDRGIHTSERLRDPSHIATLVERETLTSPQSHKHVYRIRLQLPEEVHYEAGDLLAITYVNTDETVKRFLDNIPLNLDDDAWHELARTLKYSRDITRTTAALMRRYAEQFGNIELLAIINDEGQLREYAQCHTPYELFHDYPAQSQALTPESLLAVFTSPCRRMYSISNAQALSHALLDLTVTEVEYVANKQPQIGECSRMLTQSAIGTHLEFAVVSNERFRLPQDQSSAIVMVALGSAIAPYRAFLQERSLNHESYGRNWLILGNRNPKEDYLYHHDLQDYVNSGLISELDVAWSRFDAEHHHVQDIILDRGNTLWEWINAGAYIYLCGHGRQAVASIEMALRQVIATHSGLDEVELSSFINNLKASKRLQY comes from the coding sequence ATGGGGAACATCGTCGCTGACGACCGCCATATCACAATATTGGTAGCTTCAGAAACTGGAAATTCATTGGAAGTCGGAGAACACTTACAAGCTGCTATTACCCCCATATGCGAGAGTCTTCGTTTGGTTGAAGCCTATGACTACAACTTGGATGAGCTTGAGAGCGAAGACATTCTTCTCATGATTACCTCCACTCAAGGCGAAGGAGAGCCGCCCTACGGTGCGGAAGATCTCTATGATGCTGTAGTCGGCGCTAAACACAACTGCAATCTGAAGGGTGTGTCGTATGCTGTGCTAGGCCTTGGTGACAGTGCATATGCCGAGAATTTCAATCTCATGGCACGTCAATTTGACGCTCGCTTTGAGCAACTCGGTGCCAAAAAACTTCTGCAGCATGGTGAATGTGACTTTGATTATGAAGATGAAGCGGCTCGCTGGATTATCTCTATCCGTGCCGTAGTGCAGCACGAATTGGAACATCATAACAACGCATCCATATTGGCCAACACCACCACAGGAATCAACAACGATAGAGGCATTCATACGAGCGAGCGGCTTCGAGATCCCTCACACATCGCAACCCTGGTTGAGCGCGAAACACTAACCTCGCCACAATCACACAAACACGTCTATCGTATTCGTCTGCAACTCCCCGAAGAGGTGCATTACGAAGCAGGTGATTTATTAGCAATCACTTATGTCAACACTGATGAGACCGTGAAACGTTTTCTCGATAACATACCGTTAAATCTCGATGATGACGCTTGGCACGAGCTTGCGAGGACGTTGAAATATTCGCGCGATATCACTCGTACTACTGCAGCACTCATGCGGCGCTACGCTGAGCAATTCGGGAATATTGAACTACTCGCAATCATCAACGATGAAGGTCAGTTGCGTGAGTATGCACAATGCCATACCCCATACGAATTGTTCCACGATTATCCTGCGCAAAGCCAAGCGCTTACTCCCGAATCTCTACTAGCAGTGTTCACCTCGCCATGTAGACGTATGTACTCAATTTCTAATGCACAAGCACTTTCCCATGCATTACTGGATTTAACAGTCACTGAAGTTGAATATGTAGCAAATAAGCAACCACAAATCGGCGAATGCTCTAGGATGCTTACACAATCAGCAATAGGAACACATCTCGAATTTGCAGTGGTATCAAATGAACGTTTTAGATTGCCACAGGATCAGAGTTCAGCAATTGTCATGGTCGCCCTAGGGTCAGCCATAGCGCCGTATCGAGCTTTCTTGCAAGAACGTTCGCTCAACCATGAATCATATGGACGAAACTGGCTGATTCTCGGCAATAGAAATCCTAAGGAAGATTATCTATATCACCATGATCTACAAGATTATGTGAACTCTGGTCTCATTTCAGAGTTGGATGTTGCATGGTCACGCTTCGACGCTGAGCATCATCATGTCCAAGATATTATTCTCGATCGAGGCAATACACTGTGGGAGTGGATCAATGCAGGTGCATACATATATCTCTGTGGCCATGGTAGGCAAGCCGTTGCCTCTATCGAGATGGCACTGAGACAAGTCATAGCAACACATTCAGGCCTTGACGAAGTAGAGCTTTCTTCGTTCATCAACAATTTGAAAGCTTCAAAACGCCTGCAGTACTAA
- a CDS encoding winged helix-turn-helix transcriptional regulator gives MNNEISRGNVYAKECPCRALLDVVSGKWSVLLIESLQTGAMRFGELQRHINGVSAKVLSANLRRLEDAGLISRRVYAEVPARVEYSLTEEGISAVAPLREVRLWAESHYAQALALKSATIEQRSETAA, from the coding sequence ATGAACAATGAAATTTCTCGGGGAAACGTGTATGCCAAAGAGTGCCCATGCCGCGCACTACTGGATGTGGTATCCGGCAAATGGTCGGTGCTACTCATCGAATCATTGCAAACTGGTGCCATGCGATTTGGAGAATTACAACGGCACATCAACGGAGTATCAGCGAAAGTTCTTTCAGCAAACTTACGACGATTAGAAGATGCTGGGCTGATTAGCAGACGGGTATATGCCGAGGTTCCTGCGCGCGTAGAATATTCACTTACCGAAGAAGGTATCAGCGCAGTCGCACCATTACGAGAAGTACGACTTTGGGCTGAATCGCATTATGCTCAAGCTCTTGCTTTGAAATCTGCCACTATTGAGCAACGTTCTGAGACCGCAGCATAG
- a CDS encoding zinc-binding alcohol dehydrogenase family protein, whose product MTNHTDPLPSSMAAVVARTGGSIEQAESLVDATITAPSHPSGTDLLVRVNAISVNPVDTKVRAGLSSGDEVILGWDAIGDIAEVGPKVSTFHRGERVWYAGDITRPGSYAQYELVDERLVAHAPTHWDDASAAALPLTGLTAWEALFDKLKLQHDSSGTLLVIGAAGGVGSMIIQLAKHLTNLTVIALASRPQSKEWAANLGADSVVDYHSPDLAQHIHTLAPDGVDYAFSAYSKAYIPLLVEVMRPFGEIVAIDDEHHLDWYALKDKALSWHWEFMFARAKHHAHDLARQHNILENLAKLADEGLLLSTMTQHLSPINANTLRQAHRMVESGHMNGKVTITR is encoded by the coding sequence ATGACCAATCACACCGACCCATTACCAAGCAGCATGGCTGCGGTTGTCGCTCGCACAGGCGGAAGCATAGAGCAAGCAGAATCTTTAGTAGATGCCACTATTACCGCACCTAGTCATCCTTCTGGTACCGATCTACTGGTACGAGTGAATGCAATTTCAGTCAATCCGGTTGATACAAAAGTTCGTGCTGGCTTGAGCAGTGGCGATGAAGTTATCTTGGGTTGGGATGCCATTGGCGATATTGCAGAAGTCGGGCCTAAGGTCAGCACCTTCCACCGCGGCGAAAGAGTCTGGTACGCGGGCGATATCACGCGACCTGGCTCGTATGCTCAGTATGAGCTGGTAGATGAGCGGCTCGTCGCGCATGCTCCTACTCATTGGGATGATGCCTCAGCAGCTGCTCTCCCTCTAACAGGACTTACCGCTTGGGAAGCTCTATTTGACAAACTGAAGCTCCAACACGATAGCTCAGGAACGCTACTGGTAATCGGAGCTGCCGGCGGAGTCGGATCAATGATTATTCAACTAGCAAAGCATCTGACCAATCTGACCGTTATCGCTTTGGCTTCGAGACCTCAATCAAAAGAGTGGGCAGCTAATCTAGGCGCTGATTCAGTTGTCGATTATCACAGTCCCGATTTAGCGCAGCACATCCATACTCTCGCGCCCGATGGCGTGGATTATGCCTTCAGTGCTTATAGCAAAGCTTACATACCGTTACTAGTTGAAGTTATGCGGCCATTCGGTGAGATTGTGGCAATCGACGATGAGCACCACCTGGATTGGTACGCGCTCAAAGATAAAGCACTCTCGTGGCATTGGGAATTTATGTTCGCCCGAGCAAAACACCATGCCCACGATCTCGCTCGTCAACATAACATTCTCGAAAATTTAGCCAAGCTTGCAGATGAAGGACTGCTATTGAGCACTATGACTCAGCATTTGTCACCAATTAATGCAAACACACTACGGCAGGCACATCGCATGGTTGAATCAGGACACATGAATGGCAAAGTGACCATTACCAGATAA